The following proteins are co-located in the Polystyrenella longa genome:
- a CDS encoding biotin/lipoyl-binding protein has product MLNSIDSSMVSSSQRPIPFKIRPDLIVKRVEYRGIPSWVIKDPVGLKYHRLDPEQYRCLQLLNGERNLEQIEKALCEEFPSLHLQLQDVQGLVTELHKKNIVFSDRPGQGAALLEIQREQDKKKRWNLVKNLLYLRLPGWDPEPTLRYLYPYIRFCFNQKFIFFTSLFIASSWILLLVNFSTFQAKLPEFQQFFGWPNLIYLWITLALTKVLHEFGHGMSCLHFGGECHEMGVMLLVFSPTLYCDVTDSWMMRNKWHRIIIGAAGMIVEIFISAITIYIWWFTQPGLLHHLALNIFFVTTITTVVFNANPLMRFDGYYMLSDLLEIPNLRPKADKTLREKFAWYCLGIEPKPDRTMPTSGRLWFILFAITAWLYRWVVVFGITLFLYTVLKPYDLQSIGIAMAFMSVISIFWGMGQACYQILMAPRQEPISYVRLGFSLSVLTAIVVAALMIPIPWHLESPVLLEPADLKHVYTKTDGVIEEILVQPGDTVEVGDVLMRLSNIQKKMELQQYKTELKEIEIRIRTADQAGNLDQENYLLDSRKNLITLINQLEQQFKQLEITAPISGQIIAPPRAPVPKVDPMRNQLARWTGTPLDSANLQAYLEPKTHLLSIAPGSDYVAQMVIDQEQRNDLHLDEEVEIKFDHLPHEIYLAHVSEIADRPLEVAPEALSNKAGGQLATVTDEQGNERLQNPSYLALVDLNEDVDLLRTGLRGQARFLVDERTAGQWLWKYIRSTFHFRL; this is encoded by the coding sequence ATGCTGAATTCAATTGATTCATCCATGGTCTCGTCCAGCCAGCGGCCAATTCCATTTAAGATTCGGCCCGACCTGATTGTGAAACGGGTTGAATATCGTGGAATTCCTTCTTGGGTTATTAAAGACCCCGTCGGACTGAAGTATCACCGGCTCGACCCGGAACAATATCGCTGCCTGCAGTTGCTGAACGGTGAACGGAACTTGGAACAGATTGAGAAAGCACTCTGCGAAGAGTTCCCGTCCCTGCACCTGCAATTGCAAGACGTGCAGGGTTTGGTAACAGAGCTACACAAGAAAAACATCGTCTTTAGTGACCGCCCCGGTCAAGGTGCGGCGCTGCTTGAAATCCAACGCGAGCAAGACAAGAAGAAACGCTGGAACCTCGTCAAGAACCTACTTTATCTTCGATTACCTGGTTGGGACCCCGAGCCCACGTTGCGGTATCTGTACCCCTATATTCGATTTTGTTTTAACCAGAAATTTATCTTTTTCACTTCGTTGTTTATCGCTTCGTCGTGGATATTACTGCTAGTGAATTTCAGTACATTTCAGGCCAAGCTTCCCGAGTTCCAACAGTTCTTCGGATGGCCTAACCTGATCTACTTGTGGATCACGTTGGCGCTCACCAAGGTGCTACACGAATTCGGGCATGGAATGAGTTGCCTCCATTTCGGCGGCGAGTGCCACGAAATGGGAGTCATGCTGCTCGTCTTTTCGCCGACGTTGTATTGCGACGTGACCGACAGCTGGATGATGCGGAACAAGTGGCATCGGATTATCATTGGAGCAGCAGGAATGATAGTCGAGATCTTTATCTCGGCGATTACGATATATATCTGGTGGTTCACCCAACCCGGATTATTGCATCACCTCGCTTTGAATATCTTCTTCGTCACCACCATTACGACCGTCGTCTTTAACGCCAACCCCCTGATGCGTTTTGACGGTTACTACATGTTGAGCGACCTGCTGGAGATTCCCAACCTGCGTCCCAAAGCCGATAAAACACTTCGGGAAAAGTTTGCCTGGTATTGTCTCGGAATCGAACCAAAACCAGACAGAACAATGCCCACCTCGGGCCGTCTCTGGTTTATACTGTTTGCAATCACTGCCTGGCTTTATCGCTGGGTTGTCGTCTTTGGTATTACCTTATTCCTCTATACTGTCCTCAAACCTTACGACCTGCAGAGCATCGGTATTGCGATGGCTTTCATGTCCGTAATCAGCATTTTCTGGGGAATGGGACAGGCTTGCTACCAGATTCTTATGGCACCTCGACAAGAACCAATCAGTTACGTCCGCCTCGGCTTCAGCCTGTCAGTGCTGACGGCTATCGTCGTCGCCGCACTCATGATCCCAATTCCTTGGCATCTTGAGTCCCCCGTCCTGCTGGAACCTGCCGATCTCAAACACGTTTACACCAAAACGGATGGTGTGATCGAGGAGATCCTCGTGCAGCCAGGCGACACGGTCGAAGTGGGTGACGTATTAATGCGGTTATCCAACATTCAGAAAAAGATGGAACTGCAGCAATATAAGACAGAGCTGAAAGAAATTGAAATTCGAATTCGTACCGCCGACCAGGCCGGCAACCTGGATCAGGAAAACTACCTGCTCGACAGTCGAAAAAACCTGATCACATTGATCAACCAGCTCGAACAACAATTCAAACAGTTGGAAATCACCGCTCCCATTTCGGGTCAAATCATCGCGCCACCAAGAGCTCCTGTTCCTAAAGTCGATCCAATGAGGAATCAACTCGCCCGCTGGACCGGAACTCCGCTCGATTCGGCCAACTTACAAGCTTACCTCGAACCAAAAACTCATTTGCTTAGTATTGCTCCCGGTTCCGACTATGTTGCGCAAATGGTCATCGATCAGGAACAACGAAACGACCTGCATCTGGATGAAGAAGTCGAAATCAAATTCGACCACCTTCCTCACGAAATCTATCTCGCCCACGTATCAGAAATTGCCGATCGCCCTCTGGAAGTGGCCCCCGAGGCACTGTCGAACAAAGCGGGAGGCCAGCTGGCCACCGTCACGGACGAACAAGGGAACGAGCGACTTCAAAACCCGTCCTATCTTGCCTTGGTGGACCTGAACGAGGATGTCGATCTGTTACGCACCGGATTACGCGGCCAGGCACGGTTTCTCGTGGACGAGCGAACGGCGGGCCAGTGGCTGTGGAAGTACATTCGAAGCACCTTCCATTTCCGTTTGTAA
- a CDS encoding LbetaH domain-containing protein translates to MKPHRLLTLNNVIARIEPVASALELHGESYQTGVAQTSFCDTDHQNSVALATNHGWLKLAVDNDAVSLILTTPRIARLKSNNFPKPLLLCDNLEEVFYYLHNQALHETTFVSPAVERHQEIAPSVNVHPSAVLEGEIVIAENVQVGPFCFLQGPLFIGGRYSSTRFLFHWKRWVVNKKSQRSHQQVKHFGGVRIGANCQIFSGTRIAKSAIFQSDTVLEDEVSCGEEVVIGHDARIQSESIVAAAAAISGKACIGPSCWIGAGSLIADSVQVGHHSSVKEGGGCHSVHGTSLHRLRKYRT, encoded by the coding sequence ATGAAACCGCACCGGTTACTAACTCTTAACAATGTCATCGCCCGCATAGAGCCGGTGGCGAGTGCGCTGGAGTTGCATGGGGAATCTTATCAGACAGGCGTAGCACAAACGAGTTTTTGTGACACTGACCATCAGAATTCGGTTGCACTTGCCACAAACCATGGCTGGCTAAAACTAGCTGTGGATAATGACGCCGTTTCACTTATACTGACCACACCACGGATTGCTCGCCTGAAATCTAATAATTTCCCCAAACCTCTGTTACTCTGTGATAATCTGGAAGAAGTTTTTTACTACTTGCACAATCAGGCTCTGCATGAAACAACTTTCGTATCTCCCGCAGTCGAAAGACATCAAGAGATCGCTCCCAGCGTCAATGTTCATCCGTCAGCTGTTCTGGAAGGCGAGATCGTGATTGCCGAAAATGTCCAAGTCGGACCTTTCTGCTTCTTGCAAGGCCCGTTATTCATTGGGGGAAGGTACTCTAGTACAAGATTTCTGTTCCATTGGAAACGATGGGTTGTTAATAAAAAAAGTCAGAGAAGTCACCAACAAGTCAAACACTTTGGCGGTGTCCGTATCGGAGCGAACTGCCAGATATTCTCGGGCACTCGGATCGCTAAATCTGCTATCTTCCAATCAGATACTGTTCTTGAAGATGAAGTTTCCTGTGGAGAAGAAGTCGTCATCGGACACGATGCCCGAATTCAGTCAGAATCAATAGTTGCCGCCGCAGCAGCCATTTCAGGTAAAGCCTGTATCGGACCCAGCTGTTGGATTGGAGCGGGGAGTTTGATTGCTGACTCGGTGCAGGTTGGTCATCATTCCTCAGTAAAAGAGGGGGGTGGTTGTCATTCAGTCCATGGAACCTCATTACACCGTCTCAGGAAATATCGCACGTGA
- a CDS encoding DUF3467 domain-containing protein, with protein sequence MTSDPNPFEPAPEDKGPNQPMSHEIRHSQASALVPEQIATGVYSTGAMVFQGSHEFVLDFMMRLGKPHQLVARIILAPSVIPSILRALKSNLDSFDKQFHPEKTQSSKSNVPQEGNQESDTTSPAVSEHQVGSGVPGSSESIVNPNPGAKVQNPGPEEQTQQIEDLYSELKIPSEVMSGQYANAVLIGHSANEISFDFITTFFPRSAVASRIHMAIPTARRLLDSLAQAHRQYLQRQKPSSPPPSPDPPEQEPPSGPIV encoded by the coding sequence ATGACCAGTGACCCTAATCCCTTTGAACCGGCCCCCGAGGATAAAGGGCCGAACCAGCCGATGTCCCACGAGATTCGACATAGCCAGGCATCCGCTCTGGTTCCCGAACAGATCGCGACCGGCGTCTACAGTACCGGCGCCATGGTCTTTCAAGGGTCACACGAATTCGTTCTCGATTTCATGATGCGGCTCGGTAAACCTCACCAACTCGTGGCCCGAATTATCCTCGCCCCGTCGGTCATTCCGAGTATTCTGCGTGCATTGAAATCCAATCTGGATTCGTTCGACAAACAGTTCCATCCCGAGAAAACTCAATCTTCTAAGTCGAACGTCCCTCAGGAAGGAAACCAGGAATCAGACACGACATCACCAGCAGTATCCGAACACCAAGTCGGCTCAGGAGTACCGGGAAGTTCGGAATCGATCGTGAATCCGAATCCGGGTGCAAAAGTCCAAAACCCAGGTCCAGAGGAACAGACTCAGCAAATCGAAGATTTATACTCTGAACTGAAAATTCCGTCCGAGGTCATGTCGGGACAGTATGCGAACGCTGTACTGATTGGTCATTCGGCAAATGAAATCTCGTTTGATTTCATTACGACATTTTTTCCTCGCTCCGCTGTTGCCAGTCGTATTCACATGGCGATTCCGACAGCCCGCCGACTGCTTGATTCCCTAGCGCAGGCACACCGGCAATATCTCCAGCGCCAGAAGCCCTCTTCTCCGCCACCATCTCCCGATCCGCCGGAACAAGAGCCTCCCTCTGGGCCGATTGTTTGA
- the queA gene encoding tRNA preQ1(34) S-adenosylmethionine ribosyltransferase-isomerase QueA, with protein sequence MELISDYEYTLPQRLIASAPPEERTSAKLMVIRRDTGLFEHHGITQLPGLLQPGDCLVINNTRVIPAKLQGYRTSTEGKWEGLYLGQAEGGAWRVIGQTRGKIQPGETISITPAGKEGEEANPDIPLLELELIERNSEEGSWTMRPRSETPFLELLDVYGAMPLPPYIKREGEKPFDRERYQTTYAEEPGSVAAPTAGLHFTPELLDQCRQRGIEVTSVTLHVGLGTFRPMKVERLEDHQMHAEWCEVPAETVEVIQRTKASGGKIVAVGTTTVRTLESASQEGELKPWIGETDLFIRPPYEFRTVDQLLTNFHLPKSTLLVLVSALAGNKLISQAYKVAINKEYRFFSYGDAMLIL encoded by the coding sequence ATGGAATTAATCAGCGACTACGAATATACATTGCCACAGCGATTGATCGCTTCAGCCCCACCGGAAGAGCGAACTTCGGCGAAACTGATGGTGATTCGGCGAGATACGGGACTTTTCGAGCATCATGGTATCACGCAATTGCCAGGATTGCTGCAACCGGGTGACTGTCTGGTCATCAACAATACCCGCGTCATCCCGGCAAAGCTGCAAGGGTATCGAACCTCGACCGAAGGCAAATGGGAAGGGCTCTATCTTGGTCAAGCCGAAGGGGGAGCCTGGCGCGTGATTGGTCAGACACGGGGCAAAATTCAGCCCGGTGAGACGATTAGCATTACTCCTGCGGGCAAAGAAGGCGAAGAAGCGAATCCAGATATCCCACTATTGGAGCTGGAGTTGATCGAACGCAACTCGGAAGAAGGAAGCTGGACGATGCGGCCTCGCAGCGAAACTCCATTTCTGGAATTGTTAGACGTTTATGGGGCAATGCCGTTACCTCCCTATATCAAACGGGAAGGCGAAAAACCGTTCGATCGGGAACGATACCAGACGACCTACGCAGAGGAACCTGGATCGGTTGCGGCTCCAACAGCGGGATTACATTTCACTCCGGAACTGCTTGATCAATGCCGACAACGGGGGATTGAAGTCACGTCAGTAACTTTGCATGTCGGTTTGGGAACGTTTCGACCGATGAAAGTGGAGCGATTGGAAGACCATCAAATGCACGCTGAGTGGTGTGAAGTACCGGCCGAGACGGTCGAAGTGATTCAGCGAACGAAAGCTTCCGGCGGGAAAATTGTGGCAGTCGGAACGACGACTGTGCGAACTCTGGAGTCCGCTTCCCAGGAAGGGGAACTGAAACCCTGGATAGGTGAAACAGATCTTTTCATCCGTCCACCTTACGAGTTTCGTACTGTCGATCAGTTACTGACTAACTTTCACCTTCCCAAGTCGACACTGCTGGTGCTGGTGAGTGCGCTCGCGGGGAATAAGCTCATCAGCCAAGCATATAAAGTTGCGATTAATAAAGAGTACCGCTTCTTCAGTTACGGCGATGCGATGCTGATTTTGTAA
- a CDS encoding ketoacyl-ACP synthase III, with the protein MSKSGIEAIGKYIPPSRIDVAELGYKFDAKPDFIRRKIGFEKLARKASDEECSDLCVKAFEDVANRISFPISELDCIVVVTQNPDSGAIPHAAALVHRKIDAPPQVACFDISLGCTGFVHGLSVVLGFMRENNLQRGLFFTSDPYSAIMDPEDRDTAMLFGDAATCTVISPSAVYTVGKSSFATDSQYSEAIRTDKWGGKLSMDGNLVFRSVSMTVPGLIQRNLKLNGLSLEEVDLCLLHQGSKFIVDTVRSLLHLDEQKVPFQAGSIGNTVSSSIPLMLYDVLATNDQPDRILLAGFGVGLSAVATVITHSSIDL; encoded by the coding sequence ATGAGCAAATCTGGAATTGAGGCGATTGGCAAGTACATTCCACCGTCTCGAATTGACGTCGCCGAACTCGGATATAAGTTCGATGCGAAACCGGATTTCATTCGCAGAAAAATTGGTTTCGAAAAACTAGCACGAAAGGCATCAGACGAAGAATGTTCCGATCTTTGCGTCAAAGCATTCGAAGACGTTGCCAATCGGATCTCCTTTCCAATCTCGGAATTGGACTGCATCGTCGTCGTGACTCAAAACCCGGATTCCGGAGCGATTCCTCACGCCGCAGCTCTCGTTCACCGAAAAATTGACGCGCCACCGCAAGTGGCCTGCTTTGATATATCACTCGGTTGCACCGGATTTGTGCATGGATTGTCGGTCGTGCTTGGCTTCATGCGCGAGAATAACTTACAACGGGGACTCTTTTTTACTTCCGATCCTTATTCCGCGATTATGGATCCCGAGGACCGCGACACCGCAATGTTATTCGGAGATGCAGCAACCTGCACTGTAATCTCTCCTTCGGCAGTCTATACCGTAGGTAAATCCAGCTTCGCGACAGACAGCCAGTATTCAGAGGCCATTCGAACAGATAAGTGGGGCGGCAAACTGAGTATGGATGGGAATCTCGTTTTTCGATCTGTGAGTATGACAGTCCCTGGATTGATCCAACGAAACCTCAAGCTGAATGGCTTGAGTCTAGAAGAAGTCGATCTTTGTCTGCTACATCAGGGAAGCAAATTCATCGTTGACACCGTTCGTAGTTTGCTTCATTTGGACGAACAGAAAGTCCCATTTCAAGCGGGCTCCATCGGTAACACAGTCAGTTCATCCATCCCGTTGATGTTGTACGATGTCCTCGCGACGAATGATCAACCTGACCGAATTCTCCTTGCCGGATTCGGCGTTGGTTTATCCGCAGTCGCCACCGTGATAACTCATTCCAGCATCGATTTATGA
- a CDS encoding alpha/beta hydrolase, producing MRHLLLSFSLFAFTLPALSAAEPINTYNGVTKPLWEGAAPHAKGTTPADIPELTLHVPPADKKTDSAVIVFPGGGYGHTAITYEGHDVADWFNQRGVTAYVLRYRHSPNYQHPVPMLDAQHAIRIARSRAEELGYNPRKIGVLGFSAGGHLASTVATHFDEGDASSTDVIEQQSSRPDFAVLVYPVVTMQDDFTHQGSRKNLLGTNPDPELIENLSNERQITPETPPTFLVHTNGDTGVAAENSVQFYLALRKVNVPAELHIYEEGRHGLGFGRRPNTPEAFTQWPIALENWLKVHELVEK from the coding sequence ATGCGACATCTTTTGCTTTCTTTCTCACTCTTTGCTTTCACTCTCCCGGCCTTGTCTGCCGCCGAGCCGATCAATACCTATAACGGAGTGACCAAGCCACTCTGGGAAGGTGCCGCTCCCCATGCGAAAGGGACTACGCCTGCTGATATTCCCGAACTGACGCTCCATGTTCCTCCTGCAGACAAAAAAACAGACAGTGCCGTCATCGTCTTTCCTGGCGGTGGCTACGGTCACACTGCAATCACCTATGAAGGACACGACGTCGCAGACTGGTTTAACCAGCGAGGTGTCACCGCCTACGTGTTGCGTTACCGGCATTCTCCCAACTACCAACACCCCGTTCCCATGCTTGATGCACAGCATGCGATTCGCATCGCCCGTAGCCGAGCCGAGGAACTGGGGTACAATCCGCGTAAGATTGGCGTACTCGGGTTTTCCGCTGGTGGTCATCTCGCTTCCACAGTCGCGACGCATTTTGACGAAGGCGATGCATCCAGCACAGATGTTATCGAACAGCAAAGTAGCCGTCCCGATTTCGCTGTTCTGGTTTATCCAGTCGTCACGATGCAAGATGATTTCACTCACCAGGGAAGCCGTAAGAATTTACTAGGTACTAACCCCGATCCGGAGCTGATCGAAAATCTGTCCAACGAACGACAGATCACTCCCGAGACTCCCCCCACATTTCTCGTTCACACCAACGGGGATACGGGCGTCGCCGCAGAGAACAGCGTGCAGTTCTACCTGGCGCTTCGAAAAGTGAATGTCCCCGCCGAACTACACATCTATGAAGAAGGACGACATGGTCTCGGTTTTGGACGTCGCCCCAATACACCGGAAGCCTTCACCCAATGGCCGATCGCTCTGGAAAACTGGCTGAAGGTACACGAGCTCGTTGAGAAGTAG
- a CDS encoding DUF3467 domain-containing protein, whose protein sequence is MSTADDTPQPEAAATPEGEARQAPTITVDDSEVNAGYANFCRVSSTPEEMILDLGLNPNPYGAANTNIKVNQRIIMNHYTAKRLLGALGAAVQRHEGAFGVLETDVRKRVKEAGQK, encoded by the coding sequence ATGAGTACAGCTGACGATACACCTCAACCAGAAGCCGCCGCGACCCCCGAAGGTGAAGCTCGACAGGCTCCGACAATTACTGTTGATGATTCCGAAGTGAATGCGGGTTATGCCAACTTCTGCCGAGTCTCCAGCACCCCCGAAGAAATGATTCTGGATCTGGGATTAAACCCTAACCCATACGGTGCGGCTAACACGAACATCAAAGTCAATCAGCGCATCATCATGAATCATTATACTGCCAAACGCCTTCTGGGTGCATTAGGTGCCGCCGTCCAACGGCACGAAGGTGCCTTTGGTGTACTCGAAACAGATGTACGCAAACGAGTCAAAGAAGCTGGTCAGAAATAA
- a CDS encoding M20/M25/M40 family metallo-hydrolase, with the protein MLNLGHFARSFLVCLFITASLLLTEAVANEAMISRMGADVKYLSSDELEGRGIGTQGLDKAAEYIRNEFKKLGIQSAVEDGSYFQNLQIPDSVFANKEKTELTILDAAGETTPLTLGTDFQPYTIGGSGLVKGDLFFVGYGIQATDYQYDDYAEQNVKGKILVMLRYEPQQNNEDSVFEGTETTSHAYIRTKLKLAQDQGALAVLFVNPPFTTREKQDEFATADKFGRSSFDIPFVQITQDVFNNLLKQSELKSSAGARLTTLDEVEKELDQNLKAISQPLGALTATVEVEFEKEYAKVYNVAGVLPGHGPHAEETIVIGAHYDHLGYGGMGSLAQGVTAIHNGADDNASGTAALLEMARRIAMRRSLLPRRVVFIAFTAEERGLLGSDYYVENPLIPLEETIAMFNFDMVGNLKENELTVYGTGTAKEFDELVEAANLDTKLKLNKIEGVMGASDHYSFFRNEIPCFHFFSGFTQEYHTPSDDFETLNIEGMEKIVSYTMTLFDKILNLDQAPEYVKTEKQASPHGGGGGMAYLGISPNYTADVEGLLLNGVKEKSPAETGGLQAGDIIVKFGEIKVADIQGLTDGLRRYKPKETVTVIVERKKAGSDEQEEVQLQITLGSSGGN; encoded by the coding sequence ATGTTGAATCTCGGACATTTTGCACGTTCGTTTCTGGTCTGCCTGTTCATCACGGCATCGCTGCTACTGACGGAAGCGGTCGCGAATGAAGCGATGATTTCGCGAATGGGTGCCGATGTCAAATATCTCTCTTCCGATGAACTGGAAGGTCGAGGGATTGGGACCCAGGGGTTGGATAAAGCGGCCGAATATATCCGTAATGAGTTCAAGAAGCTGGGAATCCAAAGTGCGGTTGAGGATGGTTCTTATTTTCAGAATTTGCAAATTCCGGATTCCGTCTTTGCAAACAAAGAAAAAACTGAACTGACGATTTTGGATGCGGCGGGTGAGACAACTCCTCTGACTCTTGGCACTGACTTTCAGCCTTACACGATTGGTGGATCGGGACTGGTAAAAGGCGATTTGTTTTTTGTCGGATATGGGATCCAGGCGACCGATTATCAGTACGACGATTATGCCGAACAGAATGTCAAAGGCAAGATTCTCGTAATGCTGCGGTATGAGCCACAGCAGAATAACGAAGACTCTGTGTTTGAAGGAACAGAAACGACCTCACATGCTTATATTCGTACTAAGCTTAAACTGGCACAGGATCAGGGAGCCTTGGCCGTACTGTTTGTGAACCCTCCTTTCACCACTCGCGAGAAACAAGATGAATTCGCCACGGCAGATAAGTTCGGTCGCTCTTCTTTTGACATTCCGTTCGTACAAATTACACAAGACGTGTTCAATAATCTTTTGAAACAGTCGGAGTTGAAGTCGTCTGCCGGTGCTCGATTAACGACTCTGGATGAAGTCGAAAAGGAATTGGATCAGAACCTGAAAGCGATTTCTCAACCACTGGGCGCGTTGACAGCCACCGTTGAAGTCGAATTCGAGAAGGAATATGCGAAGGTTTATAATGTCGCCGGTGTTTTACCCGGCCATGGTCCTCACGCAGAGGAAACGATCGTGATCGGTGCTCATTACGACCATCTAGGGTACGGAGGCATGGGCTCTCTCGCGCAAGGTGTCACCGCGATTCACAATGGTGCCGATGACAATGCCTCGGGAACGGCGGCTCTTTTGGAGATGGCTCGTCGCATTGCGATGCGCCGTAGTTTATTACCAAGGCGGGTGGTCTTTATAGCTTTTACCGCTGAGGAACGGGGACTGCTGGGGAGTGACTATTATGTTGAGAATCCACTGATTCCCCTGGAGGAGACCATCGCGATGTTCAACTTCGATATGGTAGGCAATCTGAAAGAGAACGAATTGACCGTCTACGGTACGGGGACCGCGAAAGAGTTCGATGAGCTTGTCGAAGCGGCGAATCTCGATACGAAGTTGAAACTCAATAAGATCGAAGGGGTCATGGGGGCGAGCGACCATTACAGCTTTTTCCGAAATGAAATTCCCTGTTTCCATTTCTTCAGTGGTTTCACGCAGGAATATCACACGCCTAGCGATGATTTCGAAACGTTGAACATCGAGGGAATGGAGAAAATTGTCAGCTATACGATGACTCTGTTCGACAAGATTCTCAATCTGGATCAGGCACCAGAATACGTGAAAACAGAGAAACAGGCGTCACCACATGGGGGTGGTGGAGGGATGGCCTACTTGGGGATTTCACCGAACTACACGGCCGATGTTGAGGGGCTGCTACTCAACGGAGTCAAAGAAAAATCCCCTGCTGAAACGGGTGGGCTTCAGGCAGGGGATATCATTGTGAAGTTTGGCGAGATTAAAGTCGCCGATATTCAGGGCCTCACTGACGGACTTCGCCGTTACAAACCGAAGGAGACCGTTACCGTCATTGTCGAACGTAAAAAGGCGGGTTCAGACGAACAGGAAGAAGTCCAGCTTCAGATCACCTTGGGATCCTCAGGCGGAAACTGA
- a CDS encoding efflux RND transporter periplasmic adaptor subunit, whose product MLSLAIGSLTGFPTVHSQERQPAIELPPNSEITSLEKEYLFSNQDDEIADIAPNSPGYMIAKRCWVENLTQNRAILAFERPGVIDYIEPREGDEIEAGTIVGHLKDDLAQAQHAINVMEATNTVDKRYAEKAFLVAREKHKSAVGVNERIKGTIPDTEIRELKLDSERSELQIEQADHKKTVAELTAAESAVQLETYDLEAPFTGTVIKVYKSQGEAVGQGDPVIEILNIDTVRVNGWITRDRAQKIRRGNKVLVKLLLDNSEEKFPGSDKTLEGKIQFVDMKTVGVRGYVQVYADVFNEDRLLLPGSAVAMKVLE is encoded by the coding sequence ATGCTCAGCCTAGCAATCGGTTCCCTAACCGGGTTTCCGACTGTGCACAGTCAGGAGCGGCAACCCGCGATCGAATTGCCTCCCAACTCTGAGATCACATCTCTGGAAAAAGAATATCTTTTCTCCAATCAAGATGACGAAATTGCAGACATCGCTCCTAACAGCCCCGGTTACATGATCGCGAAACGTTGCTGGGTAGAAAACTTGACTCAAAATCGAGCCATCCTGGCTTTCGAACGCCCAGGTGTCATCGATTACATCGAACCTCGGGAAGGTGATGAAATCGAAGCCGGGACCATCGTCGGTCATCTGAAAGACGATCTCGCACAGGCCCAACATGCCATCAATGTGATGGAAGCGACAAACACCGTCGACAAACGATACGCTGAAAAAGCATTCCTTGTCGCCAGAGAAAAACATAAAAGCGCGGTGGGAGTGAACGAACGTATTAAAGGAACAATCCCCGACACTGAAATCCGCGAACTCAAACTCGATTCCGAACGTTCCGAGCTTCAAATCGAACAGGCAGATCACAAGAAAACTGTTGCCGAACTCACCGCTGCAGAATCGGCTGTCCAATTAGAGACCTATGACCTTGAAGCCCCTTTCACCGGGACCGTCATCAAAGTCTACAAATCGCAGGGAGAGGCAGTCGGTCAGGGAGACCCAGTGATCGAGATTTTGAATATCGACACCGTCCGTGTAAACGGTTGGATTACGCGCGACCGAGCACAGAAGATCAGACGAGGCAATAAAGTTCTCGTCAAATTGCTGCTGGACAACTCCGAAGAGAAATTCCCTGGCAGTGACAAAACGTTGGAAGGCAAAATTCAATTCGTCGACATGAAGACGGTTGGAGTTCGAGGCTATGTCCAAGTCTATGCCGATGTCTTTAACGAAGACCGCCTGCTGCTTCCCGGTTCCGCTGTGGCGATGAAAGTCCTCGAATAA